The Triticum aestivum cultivar Chinese Spring chromosome 6D, IWGSC CS RefSeq v2.1, whole genome shotgun sequence genomic sequence GCCGACGACGCGGTGCGCGAACTTGGGGGACACGATGTAGCCCAGGAAGTAGGCGTTGAAGAAGACGCCCTGCACCGCCAGCACCAGCGCGCGCTCGTACCACTTGGGGTTGGCCACCTCCATGAAGGTCATCAGGTGCATCCGCTCGTTCTCCGCCTCCTCCAGCAGCGCCCGGATCCAGCCGCCGCTCTGCTCGAACCGCCGCAGCGACCGCAGGTGCAGCAGCATCCCGCCCACCATCCCCGGCACCGCCGCCACCGTCTCCAGCATCATCGCCCGGCACCCGTACCTCCTCTGCACGCCGTGCCATGGTCAGCACCTGGACACCAGCAGAAATCTACTTTGCTTGACCGGTCACCTTGCCGTACCTGGAAGAAGATGTCGGTGGGCACGCGCAGCGACTTGACGGTCCAGTAGGCGATCTTGTCGAGCAGCACCTTGGGCTTGTGGTGCTTGGTGAGATCGATCGTCGTGTCCGACGTGTACGCCTCCCACGGCTGCGAAATCACACGGTCACCACGGCTACGTGCACTGTCAACGACAAGGAGAATATGCAGAGGATTTCATTACCCTGAAGCAAGACCACTTCCACTCGGCGCCGTCCTTGTTCACCAGCTTGGCAGGCACGATGCCCCAGTAGCTGCTCGCCGGGCTCTTGCCCCCCTCCTTGGCGGCCTGCACCGCCTCGGCCTTCGCGGCCTGCATCGCCTCGGCCGTCGCGGCGGCGGTGCTCGCCACGTTGTCCTTGgacgcggccgcctcctccctcgccgcctcgGCGGCGGAGGTGGACAGCGGCCACGCCCACATGGCCAcggcgcccccttcccctccgGCAAGCAGGGTCCTCTGCGCAGCCTGAGTGGTCGGCCCGAAGACGCGCGGGCCCAGGTGGCGGAGGAGGACGGATCCGGCGACGCGGGAACTCATCGCCGAAGATGGCGAGCCTGCTTGGTGAGCTGCCGCTCTGCTCGCGAAACTCGTGGTCGCAGGATCGAGAACCTGTGGACGTGCCAAGCTCCGAGAGGGTGACGGGATGACGTGTCGGTGTCGCCGAGCTAGCGCGCGCCACGATGGCATGGCGCTACGAGCAGACGACGCGAGACGTGGGAGGAAGAGGAATGGCGGCTCTGCTTGACTGATATTTCTGGAGCTCGCTATTGACTGGTGGACAGCTTCTGCGTGCGCTCGCCCGTGAGATTTGTAGTTTCGTATGTGCCCCGGCTTTTCAGGAGGCAGCAGGATTGGGTGTCAAAATCGTTGGGGCTGCTATGTGGTGGGGTGGCTGCTAGGACTTCCAGTGGACTCTGAACTTGGCTGTGCGTGGACGTGTCTAGAATCTTTGTGTTCCCATTTCAACGGATAAGGAAAGATTGTTAGTTTTAGTGGACTTGTTTTGGCACGAAAAATTGGAGTGGCCTACTGCTTTTCCCCTCGTTTTTGCTTAGAGAAAGACCCGAGAAATGAAGACTCTTCGTGTGGCGAATCAGAAGATGCAAACCTGGGCAATGGTACACTCACGGGGTATTCACGAGGAATTAGAAAAAAACGCATCTTACATTCTgaaattttataaaaaaataaatacaccttatataaaggaacggagggagtattagcggCAAGGGTTTAATTAAGGTTGGCGGGNNNNNNNNNNNNNNNNNNNNNNNNNNNNNNNNNNNNNNNNNNNNNNNNNNNNNNNNNNNNNNNNNNNNNNNNNNNNNNNNNNNNNNNNNNNNNNNNNNNNNNNNNNNNNNNNNNNNNNNNNNNNNNNNNNNNNNNNNNNNNNNNNNNNNNNNNNNNNNNNNNNNNNNNNNNNNNNNNNNNNNNNNNNNNNNNNNNNNNNNNNNNNNNNNNNNNNNNNNNNNNACTCCGCGAAGGTCCGTTGGAGGCAGCCCGTGAGTCTAGAATCATCCATGCAAACCAGATAGTTTTCGTTCGCTTGATGGCAAGGGTGCTGCGTCAAATAGCTCTTAGGCATTTCGAACGCTAACTTTCAAACTGCCCGCATCCATCCACACATGTTTTGGCATCTAACACGGCGCCTCATCCGTCCACGGACCGATAAAGAGGtattaagggcatgtacaatggttgataagatagtcttatcttaagtcttgaatgtaatttagagatgacaatttttttttctacaatgggtcatctcttagcgttatcttcaataactagttattcctaaaaatatggtgagacatattgtgctaagagatcacctcttgttttctcttaaataagagaaggcaagccttttcttatgagttgTCTTTTCTCCACCTCATTATTTATCTTATGTGGCACTCCTAAAATAGCATCATTGTATATGCCCTAACATGTCCTCGCCTGACAGCAACAAACACTCTAATTGCTAGTTGTAACTGCAGGCTTCTGACCGTTGCGCTTGTGAGCACCTAAAGTCTATCCAAGTGAAGGTATATCCTTTTCATTATGAGCCGAGGGACGGAATTCTTCACATGAGTGACCTATGTCAAGTGACAAAAACTCTTTCATTGATGATGTTATCTTGGTATACATAGTATGTGGGCTTGAGTCTTCATGGGCGTACCGAGATAACCTCATCAAATGTTCTTAGTGGCATCACCATTAGGCTTTTCCTGGGCGCCGGTCTTActagctcccttggccttctttgctttgcttctctttttgaaactggtggtcttattcaCCAACATCATATATTTGGGTTTCTTCTGCATTTCAGCCTCATCAACATCACATGTCTGGGATTATTCCGCATTTCTGCCCCTCAGCAGTTTTTAGCATGCGAACAACTCGTTTGCACTGTTGCCATCCCATTCaagttgtaattcatgataaaactGTGGACGCGCGGGTGGGGGGGGTGGGGTGGAGGGGGTGAAGCAAGGACAAGATCAGTTTCAAGCATTTTGGGTATCATAAATCCCAAGGCTGAGACCCTCTCTGTGTAACCAACCATTTTGCTGACGTGTTCACTTAGTGACCTACCCTCTGTCATCTCCCATTCCCAGAAGGCCTTGGTTATCTAATAATGTCCGCTCTTGCTTGTTCTTATACAGAGCATTCAATGTTGCGATCATCACGAAGGCACTAAACCTTTCAAATCGCTTCCGTAGCTCTGGGTCGATGCAAGTGAGCATAAGGCATTGTACTATGGTGATGTTATCTAGCTTGGTCGCATAGACATTCCCGTCGTCCTCTGGGTCATCATCCGTCAAAGGTACCTAAAGAGCTCCATTTAGAACATACTCCTTAGTAGCACTCCCAAGGACGAGCCTTAGGGTGTGCATCCAATCCATATAGTTGCTTCCATTTGTAATTAACTTTTATTTCTCTAGCATTAGGTCTAAGTTAAACGGTGTGTTGCATGCCATTTTATCTACAACGACAGATACAAGTTCATTTAGACATCGTTCATAATTAATTACACTAGCTATTAAACAAATTTAATTCAAAAGTGccctcccacttaaatcaacatctctCATAAAGTGTACCCTTTCATGGTCTAGCGGATGGCGTTTTGGCAGAATGCAACTCCCGCTCGCACAATGAGCTCAAAGATGTCTTATGGGTATCTTCTACTATCTTTGTCTGGGTTTATTAGGCCCTCTCTTATTTTTATTTTAGGATAAAGTTCGACAATAAATTTAAGTAAAAAAAATAAATTGTATGTCACAAAATGTATACTATGTGGAAGCTCTTTCAAATACGTATCCAACAATACACTTTTTGTATCGTATAATTAACATTTTGTCAACTTTTTAGATGTTCAATTCAACCCAAAATATGAGGGGGCACAATAAATCCGGACGAAGGAAGTAGTGTGCTCTCGGACTCTTTTTGATTCAATCTAGTCAACTATTTTCAGAAATCGTACCAGAGAGAAATTAAGAAAGAATAGAAAGCGAGAAAGGTGGTTTGGGGTGGGCCGCgtcctactgaaggaaatatgccctagagacaataataaagttattatttatttccttatatcatgataaatgtttattattcatgctagaattgtattaaccggaaacttgatacatgtgtgaatacatagacaaacagagtgtcactagtatgcctctacttgactagctcattgatcaaagatggttatatttcctggccatagacataagttgtcatttgattaacgggatcacatcattaggagaatgatgtgattgacttgacccattccgttagcttagcactcgatcgtttagtatgttgctatagctttcttcatgacttatacatgttcctatgactatgagattatgcaactcccgtttaccggaggaacactttgtgtgctaccaaacgtcacaacgtaaccgggtgattataaaggtgctctacaggtgtctccgaaggtacttgttgggttggcgtatttcgagattaggatttgtcactccgattgtcggagaggtatctctgggccctctcggtaatgcacatcacttaagccttgcaagcattgcaactaatgagtttgttgcgagatgatgtattacggaacgagtaaagagacttgccggtaacgagattgaactaggtattgagataccgacgatcgaatctcgggcaagtaacataccgatgacaaagggaacaacgtatgttgttatgcggtttgaccgataaagatcttcgtagaatatgtgggagccaatatgagcatccaggttccgctattggttattgaccagagacgtgtctcggtcatgtctacatagttctcgaacccgtagggtccgcacgcttaaagttcgatgacggttatattatgagtttatgtgttttgatgtaccgaaggtagttcggactcccggatgagatcggggacatgacgaggagtctcgaaatggccgagacataaagatcgatatattggacgactatattcggactgtggaaaggttccgagtgattcgggtatttacggagtaccggagagttacgggaattcgccggggagaagtattggtccttattgggccatacgggaatagaggagagaggccaaaaggaaggaggcgcgcaccccccctctggtccaaattggacaaggggtgcagcccccttttccttctccctctccccctctttccttctctcctactccaacaaggaaaggaggagtcctactcccggtgggagtaggactccccccttggcgcgccctcttcctaggccggccgcctcccccttgctcctttatatataggggcaggggcaccccaaagacacaacaattgatctctttgttggaaatatgccctagaggcaataataaaacggttattattatatttctttgttcatgctataattgtgttatccggaaatcgtaatacatgtgtgaatacatagaccacaacatgtccctagtgagcctctagttgactagctcgttgatcaacagatagtcatggttttcctgactatggacattggatgtcattgataacgggatcacatcattaggagaatgatgtgatggacaagacccaatcctaagcatagcacaaagatcgtgtagttcgtttgccagagctttccaatgtcaagtatcatttccttagaccatgagatcgtgcaactcccggataccgtaggagtgctttgggtgtaccaaacgtcacaacgtaactgggtgactataaaggtgcactacgggtatctccgaaagtgtctgttgggttggcacgaatcgagactgggatttgtcactccgtttgacggagaggtatctctgggcccactcggtaatgcatcatcataatgagctcaatgtgaccaagtgtctggtcacgagatcatgcattacggtacgagtaaagtgacttgccggtaacgagattgaacgaggtattgggataccgacgatcgaatctcgggcaagtaacgtaccgattgacaaagggaattgtatacgggattgattgaatcctcgacatcgtggttcatccgatgagatcatcgtggaacatgtgggagccaacatgggtatccagatcccgctgttggttattgaccggagaggcgtctcggtcatgtctgcatgtctcccgaacccgtagggtctacacgcttaaggttcggtgacgctagggttgtagagatattagtatgcggaacccgaaagtagttcggagtcccggatgagatcccggacgtcacgaggagttccggaatggtctggaggtgaagaattatatataggaagtccagtttcggccaccgggaaagtttcgggggttatcggtattgtaccgggaccaccggaagggtcccgggggtccaccgggtggggccacctatcccggagggccccatgggctgaagtggggaggggaaccagccactggtgggctggtgcgccccccatgggcctcccctgcgcctagggttggaaaccttgggggtgggggggcaccccacttggcttggggggcaagccacccccttggccgccgcccccccctcagatgggatctccagggggccggcgccccccatggcccctataaatagtgggggggagggatggcagccgcaccacagcccctggcgcctccctctccctcccgtggcacctctccctcccgcttgcgcttggcgaagccctgccgggatccccgctacttccaccaccacgccatcgtgctgctggatctccatcatgttggaagtatgccctagaggcaataataaatggttattattatatttctttgttcatgataatagtctattattcatgctataattgtattgtctggaaatcgtaatacatgtgtgaatacatagaccacaaagtgtccctagtaagcctctagttgactagctcgttgaccaacagatagtcatggtttcctgactatggacattggatgtcattgataacgggatcacatcattaggagaatgatgtgatggacaagacccaatcttaagcatagcataaaagatcgtgtagtttcgtttgctagagcttttccaatgtcaagtatcttttccttagaccatgagatcgtgcaactcccggataccgtaggagtgctttgggtgtgccaaacgtcacaacgtaactgggtgactataaaggtgcattacgggtatctccgaaagtgtctgttgggttggcacggatcgagactgggatttgtcactccgtgtgacggagaggtatctctgggcccactgggtaatgcatcatcataatgagctcaatgtgactaaggcgttagtcacgggatcatgcattgcggcacgagtaaagagacttgccggtaacgagattgaacaaggtattgggataccgacgatcgaatctcgggcaagtaacataccgattgacaaagggaattgcatacggattgattgaatcctcgacaccgtggttcatccgatgagatcattgtggagcatgtgggagccaacatgggtatccagatcccgctgttggttattgaccggagaggcgtctcggtcatgtctgcatgtctcccgaacccgtagggtctacacacttaaggtccggtgacgctagggttgtagagatatatgtatgcggaaacccgaaagttgttcggagtcccagatgagatcccggacgtcacgagaggttccggaatggtccggaggtgaagaattatatataggaagtcaagtttcggccaccgggaaagtttcgggggttaccggtattgtaccgggaccaccggaagggtcccaggggtccaccgggtggggccacctatcccggaggaccccgtgggctgaaagtggaagggaaccagcccttagtgggctggggcgccccccttgggcctccccccatgcgcctagggttgggaaccctagggaggagcttcccccttgccttggggggcaaggcaccccttcccccccacttggccgccgccccccctttggaTCTCATCTACAGGGCCGGCTCCCCCCAGGggggctatataaagggggggaggga encodes the following:
- the LOC123145188 gene encoding ubiquinol oxidase 1c, mitochondrial, producing the protein MSSRVAGSVLLRHLGPRVFGPTTQAAQRTLLAGGEGGAVAMWAWPLSTSAAEAAREEAAASKDNVASTAAATAEAMQAAKAEAVQAAKEGGKSPASSYWGIVPAKLVNKDGAEWKWSCFRPWEAYTSDTTIDLTKHHKPKVLLDKIAYWTVKSLRVPTDIFFQRRYGCRAMMLETVAAVPGMVGGMLLHLRSLRRFEQSGGWIRALLEEAENERMHLMTFMEVANPKWYERALVLAVQGVFFNAYFLGYIVSPKFAHRVVGYLEEEAIHSYTEFLRDLEDGRIENVPAPRIAIDYWRLPPDARLKDVVTVVRADEAHHRDVNHFAADIHFQGLELNKTPAPLGYH